DNA from Dasypus novemcinctus isolate mDasNov1 chromosome 19, mDasNov1.1.hap2, whole genome shotgun sequence:
TTGATGTATATTAAAGTGTAAACTCACATGTGGCGAGAGGCTAGTATTAGGGCATTCCAGAAGCCTTCCCAGATCCACCACCAATTCCAGTTTAAAGTAGGAGATCCCTTGATGACCCTCCACCCATCACTACTCTTTTCTGTCAGTCACTGTCCACCTGTCTGTCCTCTCTCTCATGCCCAGCCCAGAAGAGACCATGGGCACTTGATTTTCCTTGATGCCTTGCCCAGCACAGGGCAGCACCCACAAGAGGCCCTCAGACGTGTTTGCAAAATGAACATCTACCTGCCACTCCCATACCCCTCTCTGACCCCCCCCTCTCTCCTCTGATCCCTGCAGCCTGCAAGACCTTTCTTGGACCCAAACAGCCCACACCCTACATGACAGAGGGGTTGAGAGCGTGGCTTCTAGATCCCCTCCCAAGGGGAAGCCAGCTCCACCATTTAGCTGAGGGTGTTCAAGTTACTGATATTCCATGACTCCGTTTCTCTGTTGGTAAAAACAGACAAGGGAATCTTACCTGACTGGGGGGCAGGGAGTTAAGAGCATGGCAGTCAGAACTACAACACTTTCAACCCTACCAGATACTCTTTGATTCCAAGCACCCACTCCTTTGGTTTTGCAGGTCCTATCCAGAGACTCCCACATTCCCAAATTGTGTCTCTGGGTCTTCTCCTTGCCAAGTATCTGGGAAACCGGCTCACGGCTGATCCCAAGGGACCGAAGCCAAATCCGGAGCTATGTGTGTACGTGTGCATATACGAGGCACACAAGTAtacaggctggggtgggggggtgcgaAGGGAGGGACGGAACAGGCGGACCTTGATGGTGTCGTAGGCGCCCGTGATGAGCGCGATGAAGAGACTCAGCACCATGTAGATGAAGAGGCTGATGAAGGAGTAGAGGTAGAGCTGGGAGAAGAGCCAGACAAGGCTGCTGCGGCCCTGCTGCGCCTGCATTGCCGCGAACGTCACGAACATGTCATCCCCGTTGATGAGTGAGAACAGGCACTCCGACACCATGGACAGCGAGCGGAACTGCCGGCGGGGCGACAGGGTCGTTGTGGGGTTGTGGACTCAAGGGGAACGGGAGGCTGGGGTCAGGCAGGTCACCAGGGGTCAGAGGGGCCAGCGAAGGGAGTCCCAGCACCCAGGATGCTGACACTGTATCAATGACACAGTCATAGGACCAATGACAGCATCACCTGGGATCAGGGTGGGATCCTTTGGGGTCAGGGTATCAATGCCAGAGTCACCAGGGGTCAGAGGGACCAGTGAACACAACTACTAGGAAGGTCCCAGGGGTCAAGGTCAGTCTGTTTGGTGTTGTCCTGTCTGTGACAGGGTCTCCCTGGAGGGAGGGCTTAAGGAGTGTGCTCAGGTAAGGAGAGCTAGGGAGTCCCAGGTCCTGCCAGGGCAGGCGACGTCACAGGACACCTGCATCTTGCACCATGAGACTTGAGCACCTCCCAGCAGCCAGCCGGCCCCTACCTTGACATGGTATGGCCCCAGCACGATCCAGCCACAGAAGCAATAGCCCAGGTAGATGACAGCCACACAGCAGCAGAAGCGCATGACACTGGGCAGGGCCACCCGCAGCGTGGCAATGAGGATCTGTGGCGGGGAGAGGGGCGAGACAAGGGCTTGGCCACGGTCCACGTCAACCGTAGACCTGCGGATGGGGTGAAGCAGGTAGGACCCTGCAAGGAGCTCAGAAGGGGCAGACCGGGACAAGGGGGTCTGCAGGCACCCCATGGCTGGGTGGGTATGAGGGGGACAGGAAGGCCACTGGGGCTGGCTCTCGTGGTCCCTGCCCAGGTGTTGTGGCAAGCAAGGGGAAGGAGGTTGCCGGAGGCCCACAGCTGGAGCTGGTGAGTACTGGGTGGGTGTTGTGTTTATTTGGGGGGTTTGGGGGACAGGACAGCCCCCCGGAGCACCGGCCTCACCCAGCCAGGCCCGGCCCAGGCACGTGAGGCTCACGTTGTACTTGTGGAAGAAAGTCAGGTAACGGATGACGCCAACCCAGACGAGCAGCGTCGAGGTGCCCAGGAGGATGCTGCAGACGTCGTAGCTTGCCAGGttctgggggggggagggggacagcaTCAGCCCAGCTGGCCCAACCCAGTCCAGCAGGCGCCGGGCAGGCAAGGGCCAGGGTCTGGGAAAGGACGCCGGGGCCCAGGCAGAACCCACCTTGGCTTCGATGCCAATCTTCATGATGGTGCCTGAGACCGTGAGCACATCGCTGGTGACCAGCAGGATGTACCAGCCATTGATGAATTCCAGCCGTTCCCACAGGCTGATGGCCCGTCCCCGCTGCCGCCACATGAACCCTACAAACTCCTGCGGGAGATAGGCAGGATGAGGGCCAGTCCGGGCCTGGGACCCTCACCCCTGGGACCCTGATGGCCCCGGAGCCAGGCAAGGCGGGCCTCACGTTCTGCAGCAGGAAGCCGCGGAGCAGTGAGCGGGCGCAAAGCAGGAAGGACAGGCAGCAGGTGAGGATCACGATCACATCGAACAGGAGCCGGAAGCTGTTGTCtcctgtggggagggggcagtgggtAGAGCCAGGGTGGGCAgggcctggagaggctggggcaGACTGGAGACCTGGAGGGTTCTGGTCTGAGGCTCAGGGAGAACTCTGGGAGGTTCAGGTCCCCACTCAGCACTACTCTGAGGCTCTCAGGCTCTGATGGACCTCTGGGAGGGGAAGGACCCGGATCAGGGGCCGTCTGAGGCTTGGGGCTCACCGTGCCTGAAGACGCTGGGGTGCTTACACTCCTGGATGTGGGCCCGCGTCTCCAGGCTGATGGGGACACGTCCACTGTGAGCCTTATTGTCAAAGGTGATCTGCAGGGCAAGGACAGGCAGGAAACAGCACAGTAAAGTTCAGCAGCTCCCAGAGCAGCATGATGGATAGTCTGGCCTTCCCCATCACCTTCACGCTGCCCTTGATGAACTGTCCCCAGGTGTACTTCCACTGCTGTGGAGCTCAGGAGCCCCGCTGGCCCCCAGACCACTGGCATGTCAGGCATCCCTCACCCCAGCGGCACTGCAAGCTCACCAGGATGCTGAAGGTGTAACAGTCAGGGATCTCGTTGTTGATGAGGCTTTGGAGGTTGATTGTCTTCAGCTGGAAGTAGATGGTGACGTTGATCAGCCTGGGGGTGGGAGGCTCGGGTGAGGGGAAGGGGGCCCCCGCAGAGCTGGCACCTCTGCCCTGTGCTGACACTGTAGCTCTGCAATTCAGGAAGCTGACAGGGGAAGTGCTGGCACAGCAGGCATCAGCAcagctgcccccagcccctgctggTGGGAGGTGGCCCCCAGGGGCCCAGCGGTGCCCCCAGTGTCCTACCCCCCTCCCAACCCTGAACCTGGCCCTCGAGCAGCCCCCCTCAAGCAGGTGGTACTTGTGGAACTTGAGCGTGAGGTTCCTGTAACTGGAGCTACCATCCGAGAGGAAGACATCATCAACTGGCGACAGAAGGGGCCTCTCAGGGGGGTCCACCCGGATGCAgtctgagagagagagacaggaaagAGCCTCAGGGGGGTAGGGGAAGCACAGGCTAGTCTCCCCAAGGTCTCCAGCAGCCCCTCTGCCAGCTTCACTTCCCCGTTTGTTCTGAAATACATGCCCTTGGTTTGCTGCTATCTCCCCCACAGGGGAAGTACCACGACCCTAGAGCCTGGCGCTCGGTGAGCCCCCAGACATCTagcacattaaaaattttttaaataacaccTCTGAAGAATGCACTACTCCATGGTTATCTTAAAAGCCGTTGCTTTTGCACCTTGGATAGATGGTATGATATATgactatacctcaataaaactgcttaaaaacaCAACCAAAACCCCTAGTGCTTTCACATGTCAAGCATTGTGCTGAGTGTTTTGCTCACATTATTAATTATCACAGCATCCCCCACTTCACAAATGAGAGAAGGGCTGAGATGGGATGGTGATGCTGGCAGCCCGGGCACCCAACAGCTATGCCCGGCCCACTTACCAGTGACAACCATTGGGTCAATGTCAAAGGTGTCATTGGCTGGATCCACGTGGCCCCGGTGGTAATATCGCTGGCAGAGGGCCAGCGCTGAGCCGTTGGCCCAGGGGCCACCCCCACCTGGCACGTAGGCATAGCGTCCCAGTGACACATCAGGGAGCAACAGATACtgtgggcagagaaggggaggcTCCattacactgcctgctctctccCTTGTGCCTGCCCGCCTGGGCCCATCCTCACCTGGTCCACAGCGTAGAAGATGGCCTGATAGAGCTGCTCCCGGGTGTAGGCCGCGAAAGTGTCGTCTGCCCCGTCCGAGTAGCCCAGAAGGAAGAGGTGCCGGAAAGCAATGGTGTTCTCCTCCCGGAAGGTCACTGCCAGCTGGTTGCTGAGCCCGAACAGAATGAGCTGACAGGAGGGGCAAGAGAGGTCAGGACTGGCAGAGTTAAGGACCCACAGGCTCCCCGACTCCCTCAGGGCCTGAGTGGAAGATGAGGGGTAGGCCCCAGGGACTTCCACTGGCGCTGAGGGGAGGCAGGCCCTCCTAATACAGGGGCCCCTTTGCATTTCTTTGAGTAGGTATTTGATTCCCGTCTGGccttctcccaccctgcaagcATAAGCTCTGAGATGTGGATCTGTGTGTCTTCGGGGCAGGTATGGCACAAGGTGGGAATTCAAATATCTGAGGGCAGTCGTTTGTGTTTATGAAATGTGCTAAAGCCGAGCCCACGGGGTCAGTCCCATTAGTGAGCCCCAGGGTCACAGCATGAGAGGACCATGCTTCTTAGGGCCAGGGCTGGGTCGGATTCATTTGGGGGTCCCCAGAGCCCAGCACAGGACCAGGCAACAGGGGGCCGTCAACTATCCATTCAGCACCCGGTTCGTTCTCAAAATGGTGCTAAGACCTCCTGGCTTCCAATCCCAACATCCAGTACTGGACTGTGGTGGGAATTTGGACAAGTCCTTTAACCTCTTTGAGGCTCAGTGGCCACATGTATAAAATGGTGGTGACATGCCACTGCAAGGCTTTAAAGGAGATAGTGCAGACTCTGAGCCAAGGGCCTCATGATTAATCCCTGACCCCATCGTTGCTGCCGTGCTGCCACGAGGTAAGGAAGAGGTTCAGAAGAGGTCCCTACTCAATGAGACTCCTTCGAGGAAAGCAGAAGCCACAGGGGGCATGGCATGGGGACCCTTGCCCAGCCGGGTCTTACCTGCACAGTGACCACCAGGATCTTCACGACCTGCAGCATCAGCTTGAAGGGTTTGCGGCCCTTGGCGCGAAATTTGTCACAGGGACTCATGAAGAAATACTTGAGGCGGCGGCGGAGGTCCTCCTCTTCCAATGGGGTTGGAGGGGCAGGGGAAGCTCCCGCCTGGGTCCCATAGCTGGGGCTGGGGGTCAGGAGCCGCTGGGTCTCTGTAGGAATGGGAGAGGGCAATGGGGAACAAGCCGTGGTTTGGAGCagcaaccccaccaccaccatgccACAAAGGGATTTCCCCTGCCTctgtcccccacatgggaggtaggaTGCACTTTCTCCTGGTCTACCCCATGCCCCAGCCAAGGAAGCACTTTGAGAGgtccaagaaaaacaaatagggagctgatatggctcaagcagtcaagcatctgcctcccacatggaggtcccaggttcagttcccggtgcctcctaaaaaaataaaacaaacaacaagcaaaacaaatgataacaccaactcagggaagccgatgtggttgagtggttgagtgtcagcgtCCCAcacatgaagtcctgggttcaatctccagccccaggtacctcaaaaaaaaagcaatgataaCACCAACGAAAATCAGAAACTCTTATGGGTATACAAAGAACTACTACTGCTCAGAGGTTAAAAGTTTGGGATTGGGGAATCCAGAAAGTCTGAAGGGATTCCTGACCCAGCTCTGCTCAGGAGCTCCAGCAAGCACTCagccttctgttttgttttattttttctgggaAGGCACTCAAAAGATCACCTTCCCATTCTTCAAGACCTGGCCTGTCTGGCAGAGAGGCTCACAAGCCATAGGCCTGGAAGAGGGGTAACTGGGTGActgataataacaataatgacaACAGCAAGTACTCGCTGAAGACTCTCTGTGTGCCTGCAGATGTTATCATAGCGACTGCCCTTATGTCATTTTATGAAGTAGGACAGCATCATTATCAAAGGCTCCTGGAACTTACACAGCCCTGACACCAAATCCTAGATCTGCCACTTCCCAGCTGGAGGACTCTGGGCGTATTATAAGCTGCAGGCTCCTATCtgaatggtggggggggggggggaggggggaagtctACACTTGATGCTGAGATGCTGAAGCTGTTCTGAGAATTGACATGAAGCAGGTAAAGGGCTCTGCTCAATCCCTGAGCCTCGGTAATTCCCACAGCTTATTTCCTGCAATCCTGACAAATCTAAGAGGAAGGTCCAAGGTTCCAGCTAGTCAGAGCAGTTCAGATTCACCCGTGAcacacccccacctcaccccaactAGAGAACCCTGCTTCTTTCCAGGGCCTAGTCCCCTGTCTGGGATGCCTGTAAGGACCAATGGGTGCACAGTCAGAACCTGTCGGGCAGGGAGGGCCCAATTCCTGTCCCTCTGGCACTTGGCTGCTGTTGTGGTGCCTGTTTACAAAAGGGCTGAGGAGAAGTCAGAAAGCAAGTCCAGCCTCCCTAGTTAGAATCCCTGGTAACCTACCCAGACCCTACCAACTAGGACACCTGAAAAGTGTTAACTAACCCAAGTAGGAGAAGTCAACCATGGGACCTTCCTTCCCACTCAATGAGGGGTGGAGGCTGGGCACCCACCACATCATTTCAGGAAGGTTGACCTCGAGTGGGTTTGGAGAGCAGAAATCTGAGTTCATCTCTGGGATTCAAGGAGGCAcgtccctcctcctctccccacctcccaccgcAATCATCTGCGTAGCTATAGGAAGGTGAGCATTTGCCTCCCGGGTTCAGGAGCGAAAGCCTTGGGAGTCAGTCCCATATCCGGGACTGGAGAAGCTGGTGCATTCAGAGCCGAGATTCGCAACGGAAAATCTGACTCCCTCGGCTGCGCCAAATCGGAGAAGCTAGCGACCCGCCCGCTGCCTGAGTTCAGGAATTCCGAATAGAGCCCGGCTTCAGGAAGGGGAGCCGGGAGTCCCGCCGCGCCGAGGTCGGAAAAGTTGGTGCCAACCCGCCGCCCGGGATCCAGGAGCCACGGAGCCACGGAGAAGGCGAGCAGTCAGCACTGGTGTTGAGGAAGGGCGCCCCAAGTCAGAGGATCtggccgcccgcccgccgcccgcgttCGGGGCCCGCGGGGCCGCCCCGCCTCACCTGAACCGCGCGGGCCCGCCGGGGCTGCCATGCCGGGGCGGAGATAGCGCGGGGCCGGCGGGCGCTCCGGGGCAGCCTGGGTCCGAGCGCCCGCCGCTGTCACTGCGGCTTCGCCTCCTCGCGGCGTAGCTTCAAAACACCCAAGTCAGCTGACCCGCGCCCCACGGTCACGTGATCAGggttctctccctcttccctcccacaGAGACACGTGACTGGACCCGGCCCCACCCCCTGCGCCACGGAGAACCCGGCCAGAGCAGTACGCATGCGCGCTTCAGCCGGCGGCCGCCGGGTCCTAGGGCCGATGCGTGCGCTAGTGCCTGGGAATGGGCTGGCTCTGAGCATGGCCGGTGTTCAGCAACGACTAGGACCGCCTGGCTCCCTTTCATGGCCGGCGTCCAGTGCCAACCTCGTGATTTCCATGTCCAGTGTCAGGCGATGTCAGGCGATGACCCGGTGTCCCCCCCCATTTCAGTGCTGGCCCCTCTAACTTcacacaaaaaaagggggggatgtCAGATTCACTTCCAATTCTCCCCACTTTTGCCTCTTTCACCCAAAACATCGGCAGatcctatttcatttttaattatatccCAAATAGGACCACTTCTCCCCACCCCTATGGCCCCCACAACATTCCTGGCCTGGACCATTGCAACAGTCTTCTTAGTCTCTGGCTCCCAAGCCTGCCCCGTTCCACTCCACCCAGCAGCCAGAAGCATCTTCAAACAACTCACACCAGTCCCCAGCCCGAGCCCACCTGGGGCTTCCCATTGCTCTGGGATGCTAAGCCTACTCCCCACTTGTGCCTGCCAAGACCCTACCCTCACCTCATCCTCTAATCTCTGGATGACCCCAGCGTCTTTGCACATTCTTACCTGAGGCATAAGGGTTAAGACCACCCGCTCTGGAGGGCAGACAATCCCAGTTTAAATCTAGGCACTTCCAGCCACCACCTCTTTCAAAGAGTCACTTAAACTCCATGGGCCTGTTTTCTCCTTTGCAAAATGGGGAGACTCAATCATAGTACCCACTTCCTGGAGGCTGTTAGAATTAAATGAGCAAATGCAAGAACATAGGACAAGCCTGGTCAAAAGGTATTCTTTAAATTAATGGCTATTATGATAATAAACTCCTTCCTTGGGAAACTTGTTCCCATCTAAAGCAGAAGCCCTGTTAGGCTTCTTCTAGAATGTATCGTACTCTgtactttttaaaagagatttctGAATTGGCTATCTGGAACTCCTTAAGGGAGCACTCAACACATGCTTGTTGAATGCATCAGCAAGCAGCCTTGTCCCTATAATGTGGATTTTGAAGGGCAAGGTGTTGACTAAGGGATCAGTTGGGCAGGGCTGCTCTCAAGGTCTCTCCTCAACCTCCATTATCAGCCCACAAGCCAGAAATCCAGCTGTGTGGAAAGGACTAAGGGAAGAGCTCCTgcttggggggagaagggggcacTGCCAGGTGAGTGCAGGGTAGCCAGACCTGGGGCAGCAGAGAACGGTGACCGTTGGCATGGGTCAGTGCAAGACAGACCTCAAGACTTCCAGACATCATGGGGAAGCCCAAGGGATGTGGCTCCAGGGCCTCAATGTGGCCCCAGGACCCAGGGAGGAAGCTAGGACACTTGGATCTCATGCATGGCAATTCCTGCATCAAGGGAGAAAGCAATAAAGCCAGGACACTgagccagaaggcagtgggaggaTTTTACTAACTTCACGACACACAACTTCCCCAGACCCCCGTGGAGGGTGGCATTCCCTTCAGCCATCAGGCCCCAAGAGCGCCCCTTGCTCCTTCACCCACTCCGGACTCTCACCGGCAGGGAGGGCTGGGCTGACAGTGTCACAGGTGGGAGAACCAGGGTCAGAGCGGGACTCAGGGTTGGGGTTGGGACTGGAACCAGATGCCTGGTCAGGGCTCGGCACAAGGTCAGGATCCTCATCGAGGCCAGGCTCAGGATCAGAAGACTGGACAGGTTCAGGACTGGGTTTGGGGCTGGGATTGGGGAGGGAGCCCAGCCCAGAGCCAGGGTCAGAGCCAAGGCCAGAGCTGGGACCAGCACTGAGGCCAAGGCCAGAGCCCAGCATGGATACGGGGTcaggccccaggagagagacctGGCCTGGCCTCAACATGGACACGGGGCTCAGCCCAGGCCCAAGGCCCAGGCCTGCAGCAGCGGCCGCGGCCGCAGCAGCCGCACCCTCGTGCACGCGCTTGTGCTTGGTGAGGCTGGAGGCCTGGCCGAAGGCCTTGCCGCAGAGCTGGCAGCGGTAGGGGCGCTCGCCCGAGTGCACGTGCAGATGCTGCAGCAGCGCCGAGCTCTGCCCAAAGGCCTTGGAGCAGTGGGGGCAGGCATAGGGGCGCTCGCCTGTGTGGATGCGCAGGTGGTGCTGCAAGTTGGAGCTCTGCCCGAAGGCCTTGCCGCAGTCCGGACAGCGGTAGGGGCGCTCGGCCGTGTGCGTGCGCTGGTGCTGCAGTAACGCCGAGCTCTGCCCGAAGGCCTTGCCGCACTGCGGGCACGGGTAAGGCCGCTCACCCGTGTGCGTGCGCAGGTGCTTCAGGAGCGCCGAGCCCTGCCCGAAGCCCTTGGCGCACACCGGGCACTTGTGGGGCCGCGGGCCGCCGTGCGTGCGCAGGTGCTGCGCCAGCAGCGAGCCGTGCCCGAAGGCCTTGCCACACACGGGGCAGTGGTGCGGTTTCTCGCCGCTGTGGCTGCTGCGGTGCTTCAGCAGCGTGGAGCGCCACCCGAAGGCCTTGCCGCAGGCCGCGCACTGGTACGGCCGCGCCCCCGTGTGGATACCGCGGTGCTGGGCCAGCGTGGCGCCGTGGCTGAAGGACTTGCCGCAATCGGGGCAGCGGTAGGGCTTCTCGCCACTGTGGGTGCGGCGGTGCTGGCTCAGCCCCGAGCTGCGGCGGAAGGCTCGGCCGCAGTCGGGGCAGGAGAAGGGCCGGGGTGGGCTGGCCGGAGCCGGGAGCACTGCGGGGCCGGTGGCCAGGACCTCGGGGGTGCCAGTGAGGCTAGTCGAGAGGGGGTCCAGGTCTGGGGCGGTGGGGCTGAGGGTGTCGCTGTTTGGGTCGAGAACCAGGGGCACAGGGCCGATGACGTCTGGATCGAGGTCAAAACTTGACATGGGGTCTAGATCttgggggccagggtgggggttcCCCATTATGGAGCCAGGGGTTTCTACATCAGGGTCCAGGTCCTCCGAGACCGGGTCCAGGTCTTCATAGCTGGGGTCCACATCTTCGGAGACGATGTTGAGGTCTTCCGGGTCGGGTTCAGCATCTTCAGAAACTGGATCCAGCTCTTCTGGGTTGGGGTCAAGATCCTCAGAGTCGGAGTCGAGCTCTTGGTAGACAGGCCTTGGGCCTCTGTGGCCTGGGTTCCTGACCAGGACGGAGCGCCGCATCCCAGGTGTTGACGTGCCAGCAGTGGCGGCACCATCTACAGGGCAAGGccagaagggggtgggggtggaactAGGTACTGGGGAACAGCGGGTTTCTTTTGGAGCCTGGGCAGGGACAGGAGAGGGGGACAGGTCACCCACTCCAGCAAACACAGGGATGCTTCCCTTGACTCCGACCTTGGGGAGATTTCCCAACCAGGATAGGGAGAAGAGGGTCCCAACCAGGTCCCAGCCAGGACAGGAAGAGGGGTCCCGGTGAGATGGGGCGCGACCCTCTGCTCTGGGCCCCGCACCTGGGTGGAAGTCACGGGACCCGGTGCTCGAGGTCTCCAGTGCCCATCTCCACGGCTCCGCCCCTCTCTCCATCCTGCGCTCCTCTGGTGGGAAGCTTGGGTCCTGTGGAGGAGAGAAGCCTCCGTTCCCACACCCTTGCCCAGGGGCGTGTCAGTGTTGCTGTTTGCTGCTAGCACACACCTGAGTTCCTCCCCCAGAGCTGGGGGTGACGTATTTGGGGATTCCTAGTGGGGCAGGGGCCTCTGGCTCACCTTCTAGAGAAGGAACATCCTGAGCTCTGGAGTCTCTGGCTGGGGTAGGAGAGTGTGGGTCTAAAAACACGGGGAGCCTCTCCTGGGTCACTGGGGGAGGGTAGAGGGACCCTGGCTGGCCTCTAGGGGAGGGGCGCATAATGAATTCCAGACTCCATAGCTGGGAGGTGGGAGTACGTGTCAAAACATCTGTGTTCCCTCTAGCTAGAGCTAGAGTACAAGGGTGGGCAGACCATACGTGGGACCCCTTGGAGTCAGGGCAGGAAGCCCCCATTGCTAGGAGGATGGGGACAGGTGTTAGTATTACCTGTTTTCCCAACTGAATAGAAGACATGGCTTCTAATTTGCCACTAGGGAGGTAGATGGAATTAGCACCTCGGCCTTTCCTAGGTTACTGGGGGAAACCGTGAGCTTACCTTCTAGGAAGGGGCGATTCCTAAGCCACAGACCCCacggctggggcctgggggcagggcccAGGACACTTGTGTCCCCTCCTGGGTGCAAGATCCTGAATTCCAGCCCCGTGGCTGGTGCataggaaggggagggagaaatgatAGCTCTGGGGCCCCTTCTGTGGGGGGTGGCTGGGGAGCTCAGAGTTACTTGCCAGAGTGGAGACGCCTTGAGCTTccctccccaggcctgggggTTGGGGGGCAAATATAGGTCTGTTCCTGGGGACAGAGGAACCTCTGGCTTACCCTGAGCCCCAGACCCCATAGATGGGAGTGGGTAAGCAAATAGAGAGCAGTGAGGTTTCCAGATGGAACTTCTCCACCACAGGCCCCATAGTTGGAGGGAGTGGAAAACAATACCTGGGTCCCCCTCTGGGTCCCTGGGGCACAGGGGGACCCTTGGAACATCCCCTGAGAAAGGGGCCTCCTGAACTCTGGACCACAAGGCTGGAGGGTGGAGGGGCAATACCCGGGACCCCTCCTGAGTCCCTAAGGGATGGTGGGCCTCTGGGTGGGCTCTGGTGAGTAGGTGTCCTCAGCTGCGGGAACCATCGCTGCAGGGTGCCCGGGTCCCTCCCGACTTAGGGCTCGAAGCCTCCCGCGGGGCCCTCTGCTCCGGACGCAGCGGCGGAATGAGCGCGTTAGGCCCGCGGGCcgcgctgccccctccccaccgcgCCCGCGACTCCGCTCTCCCGGGCTGGCGGAggccgcgcggggcggggggcgaaTAGAGGTCGCCCCGGGCCGCGCCCCGCGCCGGAGCCTCTCATCCGCCCTCCACCcggcccccgcccggcccggcccgctcGCGGGGACACTCACCCGGCGCCCCTCGCCCCTGCCCGGCCCACCGCGCCCACGCCGGCCGCCGGCGCCCCCCGGGCGTGCAGAAAGCCCCCCCGCCCACCAGCCCCGCCGGCGGCCCCCTCGGCCCAGCGGCCCCGCCAGGCGCTCTCGGGGAGCGAGAGGGGCCGGCCGAGGGCCGCAGCGGGAGCTGCTGGGACTTGTAGTtcgcccgcgcccgccgccgtcGCCAtcgctgcccccgccccccgggccAGCCTTTGTCCCGGCCCGGCCTCCCCGGCCTTTGTCTGCGCCCGGGCCTAGCC
Protein-coding regions in this window:
- the MCOLN1 gene encoding mucolipin-1 isoform X1, encoding MVDFSYLETQRLLTPSPSYGTQAGASPAPPTPLEEEDLRRRLKYFFMSPCDKFRAKGRKPFKLMLQVVKILVVTVQLILFGLSNQLAVTFREENTIAFRHLFLLGYSDGADDTFAAYTREQLYQAIFYAVDQYLLLPDVSLGRYAYVPGGGGPWANGSALALCQRYYHRGHVDPANDTFDIDPMVVTDCIRVDPPERPLLSPVDDVFLSDGSSSYRNLTLKFHKLINVTIYFQLKTINLQSLINNEIPDCYTFSILITFDNKAHSGRVPISLETRAHIQECKHPSVFRHGDNSFRLLFDVIVILTCCLSFLLCARSLLRGFLLQNEFVGFMWRQRGRAISLWERLEFINGWYILLVTSDVLTVSGTIMKIGIEAKNLASYDVCSILLGTSTLLVWVGVIRYLTFFHKYNILIATLRVALPSVMRFCCCVAVIYLGYCFCGWIVLGPYHVKFRSLSMVSECLFSLINGDDMFVTFAAMQAQQGRSSLVWLFSQLYLYSFISLFIYMVLSLFIALITGAYDTIKHPGGAGAEKSELQAYIEQCQDSPTSGKFRRGSGSACSLLCCCGRDASEEQSLLVN
- the MCOLN1 gene encoding mucolipin-1 isoform X2 codes for the protein MAAPAGPRGSETQRLLTPSPSYGTQAGASPAPPTPLEEEDLRRRLKYFFMSPCDKFRAKGRKPFKLMLQVVKILVVTVQLILFGLSNQLAVTFREENTIAFRHLFLLGYSDGADDTFAAYTREQLYQAIFYAVDQYLLLPDVSLGRYAYVPGGGGPWANGSALALCQRYYHRGHVDPANDTFDIDPMVVTDCIRVDPPERPLLSPVDDVFLSDGSSSYRNLTLKFHKLINVTIYFQLKTINLQSLINNEIPDCYTFSILITFDNKAHSGRVPISLETRAHIQECKHPSVFRHGDNSFRLLFDVIVILTCCLSFLLCARSLLRGFLLQNEFVGFMWRQRGRAISLWERLEFINGWYILLVTSDVLTVSGTIMKIGIEAKNLASYDVCSILLGTSTLLVWVGVIRYLTFFHKYNILIATLRVALPSVMRFCCCVAVIYLGYCFCGWIVLGPYHVKFRSLSMVSECLFSLINGDDMFVTFAAMQAQQGRSSLVWLFSQLYLYSFISLFIYMVLSLFIALITGAYDTIKHPGGAGAEKSELQAYIEQCQDSPTSGKFRRGSGSACSLLCCCGRDASEEQSLLVN
- the ZNF358 gene encoding zinc finger protein 358 isoform X1; the encoded protein is MERGAEPWRWALETSSTGSRDFHPDGAATAGTSTPGMRRSVLVRNPGHRGPRPVYQELDSDSEDLDPNPEELDPVSEDAEPDPEDLNIVSEDVDPSYEDLDPVSEDLDPDVETPGSIMGNPHPGPQDLDPMSSFDLDPDVIGPVPLVLDPNSDTLSPTAPDLDPLSTSLTGTPEVLATGPAVLPAPASPPRPFSCPDCGRAFRRSSGLSQHRRTHSGEKPYRCPDCGKSFSHGATLAQHRGIHTGARPYQCAACGKAFGWRSTLLKHRSSHSGEKPHHCPVCGKAFGHGSLLAQHLRTHGGPRPHKCPVCAKGFGQGSALLKHLRTHTGERPYPCPQCGKAFGQSSALLQHQRTHTAERPYRCPDCGKAFGQSSNLQHHLRIHTGERPYACPHCSKAFGQSSALLQHLHVHSGERPYRCQLCGKAFGQASSLTKHKRVHEGAAAAAAAAAAGLGLGPGLSPVSMLRPGQVSLLGPDPVSMLGSGLGLSAGPSSGLGSDPGSGLGSLPNPSPKPSPEPVQSSDPEPGLDEDPDLVPSPDQASGSSPNPNPESRSDPGSPTCDTVSPALPAGESPEWVKEQGALLGPDG
- the ZNF358 gene encoding zinc finger protein 358 isoform X2 — its product is MRRSVLVRNPGHRGPRPVYQELDSDSEDLDPNPEELDPVSEDAEPDPEDLNIVSEDVDPSYEDLDPVSEDLDPDVETPGSIMGNPHPGPQDLDPMSSFDLDPDVIGPVPLVLDPNSDTLSPTAPDLDPLSTSLTGTPEVLATGPAVLPAPASPPRPFSCPDCGRAFRRSSGLSQHRRTHSGEKPYRCPDCGKSFSHGATLAQHRGIHTGARPYQCAACGKAFGWRSTLLKHRSSHSGEKPHHCPVCGKAFGHGSLLAQHLRTHGGPRPHKCPVCAKGFGQGSALLKHLRTHTGERPYPCPQCGKAFGQSSALLQHQRTHTAERPYRCPDCGKAFGQSSNLQHHLRIHTGERPYACPHCSKAFGQSSALLQHLHVHSGERPYRCQLCGKAFGQASSLTKHKRVHEGAAAAAAAAAAGLGLGPGLSPVSMLRPGQVSLLGPDPVSMLGSGLGLSAGPSSGLGSDPGSGLGSLPNPSPKPSPEPVQSSDPEPGLDEDPDLVPSPDQASGSSPNPNPESRSDPGSPTCDTVSPALPAGESPEWVKEQGALLGPDG